The genomic window CAGGGCGCCTCCACCCTGACGATGCAGTACGTGCGGATGGCCATCGCCTACTCCGCCACCAACCCGCAGGAGGTGGTGGACGCGACGAAGGACACCGCCTCGCGCAAGGTCAGCGAGATGAAGTACGCGCTGCAGGTCGAGAAGGAACTGACCAAGCAGGAGATCCTGGTCCGCTACCTGAACATGGCGCCGTTCGGCAACGGCGCCTACGGGATCAACGCGGCCAGCCAGGTCTACTTCGGTAAGAAACCGGCGGACCTGACGGTGGCCGAGGCGGCGCTGCTGGCCGGCATGGTGAAGGCGCCCAGCGCGTTCGACCCGACGACCGAGACCGGTTACCCACAGGCCCTGGACCGGCGTGACTACATCATCACCAACATGCTGGACCTGAAGATGATCACCGCGGCCGAGGCTACCGCCGCCGCCAAGGTCAAGCTGAAGAAGACCACCCAGCGCCCGACCAGCGGTTGTGTGTCGGTGGCGAAGAACCACTGGGGCTTCTTCTGCGACTACTTCTACCGGTGGTGGCTGAGCCAGGACGCCTTCGGCGCGACGTCGTACGACCGGGAGCGTCTCCTCAAGGAGGGCGGCTACCGCATCGTCACCACGCTCGACATCGAGGCGCAGTCCGACGCCCGCAAGGAGATCACCAGCCGGCAGAGCGACAGCAACCCGAACGCGCTGATGCTGGCCGCCGTCGAACCGGGCACCGGGGCGGTGCGGGCCCTCGCCGCCAACCGCAAATTCAAGATCGATAACGCCGACGACCCGCAGAACAAGCTGTCGTCGAACCCGAAGCAGGCCGCCGAGGGCATCCGCGGTACCTTCCCGAACACCACGAACCCGATCATCACCGGCAGCGCCGACGTCCCCGGTTACCAGGCCGGTTCGGTGTTCAAGGTGTTCACCATGATCGCCGCTCTGGAAGCCGGGATGGGCCTGGACACCACGATCAACTCGCCGGCCAAGTACAAGTCGCAGTACCCGGACTCGTCCTCGTCCGGCTGCGGCGGCTACTACTGCCCGAGCAACGCCGGCGCCAGCGAAGCCGGCAACTTCAACATGTGGACCGGGTTCGGCAAGTCGGTGAACACCTACTTCATCCCGCTGCAGGAGCGGGTCGGCGCCGACAAGGTGGTCGACGCGGCCGAGCGGTTCGGCATCCAGTTCCGCTCGTCCGACGACGCCAAGAGGGCCGCCAAGGAGGTCGCCAACGAGTGGGGCGCCTTCAGCCTCGGCGTCTCGGCGTCCACCCCACTGGACATCGCCAACGCGTACGCCACGCTGGCCGCCGACGGCAAATACTGCGCACCCACCCCGATCCAGCAGATCACCACCGCCGACGGCACCGCCATCGACACCGGGAAATCCGTCTGTGTCCGGGCCACCAGCAAGGACGTGGCGCGTAAGGCCCTCGACGCGGCCCGCTGCCCGGTCGGCGACCGGGCCCAGCTCGGCAGCTGCGCCGGAGCGACGGCGCCGCAGGTGCGCGGCATCGTCGGGCACCCGGTCTTCGGCAAGACCGGCACCACCGACAACGACAAGACCGCCGCACTGGTGGTCGGTACCCGGTCGCTGGTCGTCGCCGGCTACCTGGCGAACCCGGACTGGGCCGGCCACACCGACCGGATGTCGCACAGCATCGTCAACCCGGCGGTCTACGAAACACTTGCCGACTACATGGACGACAAGAAGGTCCAGGAGTTCCCGACCCCCTGACCGTCAGACCGAGGCCTTCTCGGGGGCGGTGGGCTGCCGCAGTACCACGGCCCCCACCAGGAAGGCGGCGGTCAACAGGGCCGCTGAGGCGGCGAAGGCCAGCCGGTAACCGCCGGTCAGCGCCGCCGCCTCGGCCGCACCTGTCGCGAGCAGGTGCTCGGTGCGGGAGGCCGCCAGGGTGGCCAGCACCGCCACCCCGATCGCCATGCCGACCTGCTGGGTGGTGTTGAACAGCCCGGACGCCAGGCCCGCGTCGCTCTCCTCAGCGCCGGACATGCCCAGGTTCGCCAGTGACGGCAGCACCAGGCCGCCACCGGAGATCAGCAGCATCACCGGCAACAGGTCGGGCACATACGAGGCCTGCACCGGGATCCGGGCCAGCCAGCCCATCGCGGCGATCAGCATGACGAGCCCGGCCAACAGGGTGGCCCGGGGCCCGAACCGCTCACTGAGACGCGCCGACACGAACAACGAGACGACGCCGATGCCGACGGCAGCCGGGAGCATCGCGAGGCCGGTGTCCAGCGCGCCGTAGCCGAGGACCTGCTGCGTGTAGAGCGCCACCAGCACCTGGAAGGCGAACATCCCGGCGAGGGCCAGCATCTGCGCCAGGTTGGCGCCGGAGACGTTGCGGGAGCGCAGGATCCGCAGCGGCATCAGCGGTGTGCCGGCGGTGGCCTGCCGCACGAAGAAGAGCACCAGCAGGACCACCGACACACTGCCGAGCAGCAGGGTGTGCTGATCGGTGACGATCGTGTAGATGCCCAGCATCAGGCCGGAGGTGACCAGCAGCGCGCCGAGCACGTCGGCGCCCGCGGCGAGCCCGGCACCCCGATCGCGGGGGAGTGCGACGAGGGCGAGCGCGACGGTGGCCACGCCGATCGGCACGTTGATGAAGAAGATCCACGGCCAGCTCAGCGTGTCGGTGAGCACGCCACCGAGGACCTGGCCGATGGAGGCTCCGGCGGCTCCGGTGAAGCTGAACACCGCGATGGCCCGGGCACGTTCGCCCGGCTCGGTGAAGATCGTGACGAGGATGCCGAGGACCACGGCCGCGGCGAGCGCGCTGCCGACACCCTGCAGGAACCGGGCCGCGATCAGGGTGGCCGGGTTGCCGGCGAGGCCCGCCAGCAGCGAGGCGGCGGTGAAGACGACGGTGCCGGCGAGGAACATGGTGCGGCGGCCGATCAGATCACCGAGCCGCCCGGCGAGCAGCAGCAGGCCGCCGAACGGGATCAGGTAGGCGTTCACCATCCAGCTCAGTTCGGCCGGGGCGAAGCCCACGTCCTGTTGGATGGCCGGCATCGCCACGGTGACGATGCTGCCGTCGAGGACGGTCATCAGCCCGGTGGCGGAGAGCACGGCGAGAGCGAGTAGGCGCATGGAGGTTCCTCCCTGGGTCACAGGAAGGAACGTAACAGATAGTCTCGTTGTAGACGATCCTTGTCGGATCTAGTTGGCACGCTCTCGCGCCCGGCGAGCCGGCCGGTCACCCTCCGCGGGCGCCGCCAGATGGCCGGTGGCCAGGAGATTCAGCGCTCGTACGAGTACCTCGCGCTCGTTCGTCGGCAGCGACCCCAGCGCCTCCCGATGCACCCCGTCCACGATCTGCTGACTGCGGCCCGCGGCCTCAGCCCCCTCGGCGGTCACCGAGATGATCCGTGCCCGCCGGTCGGTGCTGGACGGCCGGCGAACCGCGAGACCCGCCTTCTCCAGGGCGTCCACGGTCACCACCATCGTCGTCTTGTCCATGTCCCCGAGCTCGGCGAGCTGAATCTGAGTCCGCTCCTCCTCCAGCGCGTGCACCAGCACACAGTGCATCCGCGCGGTCAGCCCGATCTCCCCCAGCGCCGCCGCGATCCGGGTCCGCAGCACATGGCTGGTGTGGTCCAGCAGAAACGACAGGTCGGTCTCGTTGCGGGTGGGCGCCATCGCGGTCATGCCCCCAGGATAATTTCCACACAGACGATCCGCGAAGGACCGGCCGGGTCCGCGACGCCACTGCCGCCGCTCACTTGACGCTCCGTAGTGCGGTGTTACGACGTGCCGCGCACCGAGAAAGACTGAGGCCCAGCCGAACCGGCGCGCATGAGACCCAGCGTGACAGGCGGAAGTCCCAGCCGGACCGTCAATGTCTGAACGGCTTCTCGGACGAAGGGGATGATCGAGATGATCGCCGTCTTCTTCGCGAACTCGTGTATCAGTTCGGGGCTGATACTGATGCCGGTCTCTGGATCGGTGAAAGTGAATTCCTGAATGAGCGTCAAGCCCAGATCGGCGACCGGCTTGCTGGTGGGTGACCGCAGTGTCGTGTCGAAATCCCAGCGCAATTGCAGAGTCTCCGAATCATTGCGAAATTCCACGCTGAAATCCGGATAAAGGTCGCCGACCGCATTGGCTTGATAGTCATGGAGTTCGCCATGCCATCGGATGACACGGATGTCCAGTAATTCGATACCGCGAATGACGTCCCAGAGTGCGTCATCGGTATCCAGCGGCGGATTTGTTATATCGGTCATTCGATGCCGCCGCTCAGCGAACGGCGTTCATGCCAGCCCATCGCGGTTCCGTAATCGACCTTGACGGGAATACGGCCTGATCTTGTGCCGGTCGCGCTGGTCTGGCCGGCGTGATTCAAGCGCGGAACCCGAAGCTTTCCCTTGCTGGTGTGCTGCCATTCCCGGTCGGCCGGGCCGAGGACCCGATGCAACGCGGCATTGATCTCCGCCACCTGCGTGGCGGATGGGGTCTCCTCGTCGTCGTGCAAGCCGAAATGACGCAGCCAGTCACTGACGGTTGCCCACTGCCACAACCGCATGGAACCACGCTCGCCACCACCGGCCGAGCCGACCGGGGCGGGGAAACCGCCGGGTCCGCGCTTACCGTCGACCCACAGCCGGACGGCCTCCCGGGTCACCCCGACCCGTTTGGCGATGTCGGAGACGCCGACCAGGTCCTGGTCGACATCGAGGACCCGGGCACCGGTCAGATGCGCGAAGATCTGCCGAGCGGCCTGCACGGCCTCGCCGACCGGGCACGCGGAGGTGTGCAGCACTGCCAGAGTCCGGCCGTCGACCTCGAGCCAGGTGAGGTGCCCCAGGCGTTCGGTGGTCACGTCGCAGGTGATGTCGTCGTCGAGATCCACGCCTGTGACACGCAGGGCAATCCGGTACACGATGACCTCCCGGTGCGCAGCTGTCTCCGAATGCTATAGCCATCGTTGGCAAGCGCCAACACCGTACGCCTATGTTTGACTTAGGTGCAGCTTAACTTGGGTGATCCGACCCTTCACGGTGACAACTCGGCCCTTTAGGGCGACCAGTTTCGGATCTTCCTGGTTCGGGATCCGGGCGGCGACCCCGCTCGCTTCGGTGACGCGTTCCTCAGCGCCCGCGGTATAGGTGGTCGCTGTTCCGTCGGCACCGGAAACCTCCATCCCGGCAATCCAGCTACCGTGCGTCAACCTTCGTGCTTCCTCATCGAACTGCTGTGCTAGATCCATTACGCGTTCGACCTCGGCCGCGTTCACCTCGGCTTCGGTGAGGAGTTCCTGTGCCCGCAGCCATGCTTTCTGCGAGTCGTGCCGACGGGCCTCGCCTTCGATCAGGCCCTCGGCCGCATTCAGCAGTTTGTCGGCGCCGTCCAGTAGCCGGTGTGCGTGATTGAGGTCGGAAGACTGGTCGGCGAAATGGTGCGGGCAATCCCGGACCGCTCGCCGGAAATCCTTACCGTGATTCTCCGGGCGCTCCGGTGTGGTGTTGATGATGACTTTGCAGACGGCGCTGCCGCGGTCCGCGCGTCTGCAGAATGCCCGCCCATAGCCGTGACCGCGAGTCTGGCGCAAGTGCCAGCCGGCCGAACGGGCGACCTCGACGGCATCCCGCACGGGCTGATACTGATGCCTCGGCCACTGAACCTCCGGTCCGTACCAGAGGTCATCCCCACTGGGTGGCGCCACGCGTCCGACCTCGTCTCGGAAATGAAAGCGGATCCGTCGTAAGCCGAGGGCTCATGGTCGTCCAGTCTAGACCCGTGGTTCGCTGCGATGCATGTTGCGCATCGAAAGACCGGGTGATGGAAACGACACCCAGTTGGCCGGACTCACCATTGGTGATCATGATCGGTCAGCCTGGTTGGTGATCACTGGAAACTATTAATTTTACTGGTGGTACGTCGGGTCGCCGGCTTCCCGGCCATCTCCGGAATTGCGGCAATGGAGTGGCTTGCAGATTACCTAGAGTGAGGAGGGCTTCGGGGTTGACACCGACGCTGCGTCAGGGCTCGATGATGGCCGGCATGAGCACTTCAACCCCGGCTGTGATCCGGGTTCGCGGCGTACGGAAAGCGTTCGATGAAGTGCAGGTCCTGCGTGGTGTGGACCTCGACGTCGCGGGTGGCAGCATCTTCGCTCTGCTCGGGTCGAACGGGGCGGGTAAGACCACCCTCGTCCGGATCCTGTC from Actinoplanes derwentensis includes these protein-coding regions:
- a CDS encoding transglycosylase domain-containing protein, yielding MCGLFAALTVAAAAFPAVAIAGLAAKAGAEELGEMPSELVVQTSPQVSRIYASNGKTQIAIMYDEFRSDVPLTKISQNMQDAIIAAEDHKFYEHNGVDLKGVARAFVSNNQGGSKQGASTLTMQYVRMAIAYSATNPQEVVDATKDTASRKVSEMKYALQVEKELTKQEILVRYLNMAPFGNGAYGINAASQVYFGKKPADLTVAEAALLAGMVKAPSAFDPTTETGYPQALDRRDYIITNMLDLKMITAAEATAAAKVKLKKTTQRPTSGCVSVAKNHWGFFCDYFYRWWLSQDAFGATSYDRERLLKEGGYRIVTTLDIEAQSDARKEITSRQSDSNPNALMLAAVEPGTGAVRALAANRKFKIDNADDPQNKLSSNPKQAAEGIRGTFPNTTNPIITGSADVPGYQAGSVFKVFTMIAALEAGMGLDTTINSPAKYKSQYPDSSSSGCGGYYCPSNAGASEAGNFNMWTGFGKSVNTYFIPLQERVGADKVVDAAERFGIQFRSSDDAKRAAKEVANEWGAFSLGVSASTPLDIANAYATLAADGKYCAPTPIQQITTADGTAIDTGKSVCVRATSKDVARKALDAARCPVGDRAQLGSCAGATAPQVRGIVGHPVFGKTGTTDNDKTAALVVGTRSLVVAGYLANPDWAGHTDRMSHSIVNPAVYETLADYMDDKKVQEFPTP
- a CDS encoding MFS transporter, producing MRLLALAVLSATGLMTVLDGSIVTVAMPAIQQDVGFAPAELSWMVNAYLIPFGGLLLLAGRLGDLIGRRTMFLAGTVVFTAASLLAGLAGNPATLIAARFLQGVGSALAAAVVLGILVTIFTEPGERARAIAVFSFTGAAGASIGQVLGGVLTDTLSWPWIFFINVPIGVATVALALVALPRDRGAGLAAGADVLGALLVTSGLMLGIYTIVTDQHTLLLGSVSVVLLVLFFVRQATAGTPLMPLRILRSRNVSGANLAQMLALAGMFAFQVLVALYTQQVLGYGALDTGLAMLPAAVGIGVVSLFVSARLSERFGPRATLLAGLVMLIAAMGWLARIPVQASYVPDLLPVMLLISGGGLVLPSLANLGMSGAEESDAGLASGLFNTTQQVGMAIGVAVLATLAASRTEHLLATGAAEAAALTGGYRLAFAASAALLTAAFLVGAVVLRQPTAPEKASV
- a CDS encoding MarR family winged helix-turn-helix transcriptional regulator codes for the protein MTAMAPTRNETDLSFLLDHTSHVLRTRIAAALGEIGLTARMHCVLVHALEEERTQIQLAELGDMDKTTMVVTVDALEKAGLAVRRPSSTDRRARIISVTAEGAEAAGRSQQIVDGVHREALGSLPTNEREVLVRALNLLATGHLAAPAEGDRPARRARERAN